DNA sequence from the Stigmatella aurantiaca genome:
CCCGGGTTCGGCCCCAAGGGCGAGGATTGGCTGGGGTTTGTCTTCCTGATCGACCGGTTCACCGGCACCCCGCTGGAGCGCAACCCCGAGGGGGAGCTGTCCTGGGTGCCTGTTCAGGACATCCTGAAACTGCCCCTGTGGGATGGGGACCGGCACTTTCTTCCCCTGGTTTTCGATAATGATCCACGGGCTTTCCATGGGGTCATGCCCTACGCCCAGGGCCGCGCGGTGAGCTGGTCCTATGCCCGAATTTGAGAAGTGAACCAGAGATCACCTACTCTGAGTGGAAGCACTGCCGTGAGACACTGCCCTTAACTGCCATCGAGCCCTCAATGCCCAAGAAGCCCGAAGCCAAGATCCAAAAGACCTCCTCCGCCCGCCCGGTGAAGCGCACGCCGGCCCGTACCGCGAAGGCCGCCAAGTCCGCCGCCCCGAAGGCCGCCGCCAAGAGCAGCCCCAAGGCGAGCCCGGCACGTGCTGGCACCAAGGCTCCGCGGGCTCAGTCCTCCCAGGCCGTGACGCAGCTGGTCGACGCGCTCAAGGGCCACCCCCAGCAGAAGGATCTCGTCACCGCCGGGCAGCAGCAGAAGGATCAGCTCCTGCGCTCGCTCATCCCGCTCTACCTGGCGCGCGCCCTCAACCTGGAGGTGACGTCCGGCACCACCTCGCGCTTCTGGGGCACCTTCGGCGTCAGCTACGCCGCCCCCAACGCCGCCAAGGCGCTGCGCATGAACACCGGCTATGCCCAGGAGACGCGCAAGGGCAAGGCCATCACCTCCAAGGGCGTGCGCTACGTCGAGCAGGCCCTCAAGCAGATCCGGCCGAACTGAAGTC
Encoded proteins:
- a CDS encoding NUDIX hydrolase yields the protein MPYTPIIGTLGYVLSPDGSRVLLIHRNARPQDAHLGKYNGLGGKMQPDEDVVSCMRREIREEAALECVDLRLRGTISWPGFGPKGEDWLGFVFLIDRFTGTPLERNPEGELSWVPVQDILKLPLWDGDRHFLPLVFDNDPRAFHGVMPYAQGRAVSWSYARI